AAGGGCAGGACTGGACGCCGCAGATCGGCAAGGAAACCGGCCGCAAGGCCGCGCATCCGAACGCGCGCTTCACGGCGCCGGCGTCGCAATGCCCGTCCATCGACGCTGAATGGGAAAACCCCCAGGGCGTGGTGATCGATGCCTTCATCTTCGGCGGCCGCCGTTCGACCACGGTCCCGCTGGTGACGGAAGCACGCAATTGGGAAGAGGGCGTCTACATGGCGGCCACCATGGGCTCGGAAACCACTGCCGCGGCGGCCGGGCAGCAAGGCGTGGTGCGGCGCGATCCCTTCGCGATGCTGCCGTTCTGCGGCTACAACATGAGCGACTACTTCCAGCACTGGCTGAGCCTGGGCGAGCAACTGCGCCAGACCGGCGCCACGCTGCCGCGCTTCTACTGCGTCAACTGGTTCCGCAAGGGGCCGGACGGCAAGTTCGTGTGGCCCGGCTTCGGCGAGAACATGCGCGTGTTGAAGTGGATGCTGGAGCGCATCGAAGGCAAGGCCGGCGGCCAGGAGCACGTGTTCGGCGTGACCCCACGCTACCAGGATCTGGATTGGAAGGGCATGGATTTCAGCGCCGAGAAGTATGAGCTGGTCTCTTCCATCGACAGCGCGGCATGGCGCGACGAACTGGCCCTGCACGAAGAACTGTTCACGCAGCTGGCCGAGCGCCTGCCCAAGGCCCTGCCGGCCACCAAGCAGCGTATCGAGGAACGCCTGGCGGCCTGAGCGCAGCCGTAACGGAAGGCCGTAAAGATACGGGGCCTCGCATCCGGCCGATGCGAGGCCCCGTGGCTTTTATACGGCCCGGCTTACGCCATGGCTTGCGTATCAGTCGTCCAGGTCCAGATCGTCGTCGTCCTCATCCTCGTCTTCCTCATCCTGTTCCAGGGCGTCGTAGCCCTTCCAGGTGATGCGCCACATGGCGTCCGGGCCGGCGGTGCTTTCGGTCAGCTTCTTGGCCAGGCCGGCATCGGCCAGCAGTTCCAGGTGATGGACGACCGTTTCGGGCGTGGCGCCGTCGATATCGAGCTCCTGCACGGCAGCCGTCACGTCGCGTCCGCTAAGGACGGCGGCCTCGGCGTCCCGGAAGGCGCCCAGGATGGATACGACCAGATCGAAATTGCGTTGCATGGCGATACCTCAAAGGTTGGCGCGCCGCGGCGGCGCACCAGCAACGTTAACAGATGTCCCGCCATGACCGTGTGACGTTCAATCGGGCATCAGGCAGTCCCGGCAAGGCGTCAACGCCACATGCGCATCGCGGATCATGAAGTTGACGAGGGTGGTGGACACGCCCAGGTCGCGGGCGATGTCGCGCTGGGTATGGCCTTCGATGCGGTACAGCTCGAAGGCGCGGCGCGTGCGCGCCGACAGGCCGGCCAGCGCGGCGTTGGCCATGGCCAGCGCCTGCTGGCTGATGGCAAGGTCGTGCGCGCCATTCGCGGCCATGACGTGCTCGCCGTCCTCCTCTTCGGTGAAGAGACGGTATTCCAGGGCACGGCGGCGGTGGTAGTCGATGGCCAGGTGGCGCACGGTCTGGAACAGGTAGGCCACGGGCTCGCGTATGGTCGCCAGCGGCGGCCCTTCCAGCAACTTCAGGTAGGTGTCCTGCACGACGTCGTCGGCCAATTCCACCGAACCCAGGATACGCAGGGCGGTGCGCTGCAGCTTGGGCTGATGGATCATGTACAGCGCCGCCAGCGATTCGGCGGCCGGGGTCTCTTTCTGCATGGATGCTCCTTGCGGATACGCTCGGGATGCCGGCTCGCGATACCGTGGCGTCAGAAGCGGTAGGCCGCGGTGGCCATGACCGTCCTGTCTATGCCGTATCGGCAGTTGAGCCGGTCGTTGCGACAGACCACCGTCTCCTTGTTCGTCAGATTGGTCACATCGACGGAGAACCGCCATGCGCCAGTCTCGTAGCCCAACGATGCGTCGAGCATCGTCGCGGGCGCATTCTTCATCGTGTTCTGCACGTCGATCCAGGTCGTACCCACGTAGCGCACGCCCAGCGCGGCGCGCCAGCCCTGGGCAGGGCCTTCGGTAAAGCGGTGCTGCAGCCATAGCGATGCCATGTGCCGCGGCGTGACGATGGGCGTCTTGCCCTGGCCGCCGTCGTTGCTGCGCAGATTGGTGACGTCGTTGTACGTGTAGGCGGCCAGGATGTCCCAGGTCCGTGCCAGGGTGGCCTTGGCCTGCAGTTCCAGGCCGCGCGAGCGGATTTCACCCGCCTGCACATTGAAACCGTCGTGCAGCGGGTCGGGAGTCAGGCTGTCGTGTTGGCGCAGGTCGAATATCGCGATGGTGTACAGCGCGTCGGCATCGGACGGCTGGATCTTGAGTCCGGCCTCGTACTGGCGCGCCTTGGCCGGTGTGAACGGCGTGCCGGCGTAGTCGACACCCGGCTGCGGCATGAAGGATGTGGCGTAGCTGACGTACGGCGATACGCCGGGCACGATCTCGTAAGCCAGCCCCGCGCGTCCGCTGAAGGCGTTGTCGCGCTGCGTCGTACGGGCCGGTTCGAGACGATCGACGGTCTGGTCGTCGTAGCGGTCGTGACGCCCCGACAAGGTCAGCGTCCAGTCGCCGCGGCGTATCTGGTCCTGGGCGTACAGGCCCCATTGCGTGCTGGTCTGCTTGACGTCCAGGAAGGTGGACAGCGTGCCCGGCACCGGCAGGTGCAGGCCATACACCGGGTCGTCCAGGTCGAGGTCCGGCGCGGGACCTTGCTTATAGGTTTGCCAGCCCTCCAGCCGGCGGAAGTCGATGCCGAGCAGCAGGGTGTGGTTCGCGCCCAGGCCGTCGTCGAAGTGGCCTTCCAGCTGATTGTCCAGCGCCACGCCGTGCATGGCCTCGCTGGCATCGACCAGGTACCGCGACAAGGTCCGGCCATCCGCTTGCAATGCCAGCGGATACAGGTTGCGCAGCGTCATGTCGCCGTGCTGGTAGCGCAGGTTCTGGCGCGCGGTCCAGGTCCGGTTGAAGCGGTGCTCGAACTGGTAGCCGGCGCTGGCGACGTCGCGGTCGTAGCCGTCGTAGGCGTAGTCGCCCACCAGCGTGCGCCAGGGATAGTAGCTGCGCGATTCGCCGTCGTTGCGGTCGTGCTGGTAATGCAGCAGCAGGGTGAACGATGTATCGGCGGAGCGCCAGGTGTAGGCCGGTGCGACGTAGGCCAGGTTGTCGCGATAGCGGTGGCCGCTGCTGTATTCATCCTGCGTGCCGGCTTCGCGGCCCGTGGCCGTCAAGCGGTACAGGGACGAGTCCTGCGCGTCGATGGGGCCGCCCAGGTCCAGGTAGGCCTGGCGGTGATCGTAGGAACCTAGTTCGACCGCGACTTCGCGCAAGGGCTGGTCGGGCGGCCGCTTGGTGGTGCGGTTGACCAGGCCGCCGGCGGACACCTGTCCGTACAGCGACGACGACGGACCGCGCAGGACCTCGATGCTTTCCAGCGCATAGGTGGGCAGGCGCGGCCGTATCTGGTCGTATGGCATCTGGCTGAGGCCGTCGCGGTAGTCGCCGGTCAGCTTGGCGTCGAAGCCGCGCAGCACGATCCAGTCGTTGCGGATTTCGTTGCCGCCGTAGTTGTTGATCTGCACCCCGGGCGTGTATTGCAGCGCCTGCACCACCGACCCGGCATTGCGCGCCTGCATGTCGCGCTGGGTGATCACCGAGACCGATTGCGGGTTGGCCAACAGCTCGGTGTCGGTCTTGGTGCCCGTGGTGGTCTCGCGGGCAACCAGGCTGTCGGCGTTGTCGACGATCGGCCGCGCCTGCACCTGCACGGTCGGCAGCACGGCCGAGTCGGTCGCCGGCAGACGGACGATGTGATAGCTGCCGGCGCGGTCCTGGCGGGCTTCCAGGCCGCGGTCCGACAGCACCGCGGCGAAGGCCTGATCCAGCGTGTAGCGGCCGTGCAGGCCATCGCTGGCCGCGTCACCCACCAACGATGGATCGAAGTACAGCAGCACGCCGGCCTGGCTGGCGATGGCTTGCACGACGCGCGCGAGGCGGTCGGGGCCGATGTCGAAGCGCAGGCGGGGGTGTGTGTCTATGGCGGGCCGCGCCGCCGCATTGCCGCCGGACGGGGCCGGTTGCGCGTGCGCGCGTCCGGCCAGGTCCGGCCATAAGCCGCCCAGGCCCGCCACCAGGCTGGCGGTCACGATCCAGCCCCGCGCGGTATGCCGCCAGGATTTCCCATAGCGAGACGGTGCATCGCCTCTCCTCGTCATGACGTGGGGTTCCGTTGTCGGCCCGTCTTGAGGCCGTCCGTGCATAGAGGACACGCGAGCATGTGCAAACCGGAAAGCGCTGGACGAAGTTTTTTTGGGAGACTGCCTCGATAGGGTGTGACGGGAACGCGGCGGACGGCTGGCCGGCCGCGGCCCTGGTTTCAGGTGTCGCGGCGCGCGGAGACGTCTACCCAGTACGGCGTACGGTGCGTGATGGCGACCGGCAGCAGGCCGCCGATCGCCTCCAGCACGCGGTCGGTGTCGTCCGTGGGAAAGAGGCCCGACAGCCGCATGCGCCCGGCGGCGTCGTCACAGGTGATGTAGCCGCGGCGATAGCGGCTGAGTTCCGCCAGGAATTCAGCCAGGCTGACGTTGTCGGCGGCGATGCGCCCCTGCAGCCAGGCGTCGGCGCCGGCGGCGATGGGGCGCACCGCGCCCAGGCCGCCGCGAAACAGGGTGGCCTGGTTGCCGGCCGCCAGGTAGGCCGGTTCGCTGCCGTTGCCGGGATGCAGGCTGACCTGGCCTTCGTAGACCGCCACGGTGGCGTGATCTTCGTCGAGCCGGACGTTGAAGCGGGTGCCCAGCGCGCGCACCGTGCCCGCCGCGGTGCGGACCTGGAAGGGCAGCCTGGCATACGCCGGCGCATGGCCGGTGGTGAAATAGGCTTCGCCCTGGCGCAGGGTGACGGTCCGCCCGGATTCGCTGAAATTCACGTCGATACCGCTGCCGCTATTGAGCATGACGCGGCTGTCGTCGCGCAGGACGACTTCGCGGCGCGCGCCGATGCCGGCGACGTAGTCGGGCGTGATGCGCAGGAAGCGCATACGGTCCATCAGCCAGACGGCGGGCGCGCCCAGGACCAGCAGTCCGGCGGCACCGCGCAGCAGGCGGCGGCGCGTGCTCTTGCGCCGCGCGCGGCTCAGCGCCTCGTAGGCCGGCCGGTTGCGGATGGCGTTCATGCGGTCGTCGGCATGGGCGAGTTGCGCCCAGGCCCGCTGGTGATCGGCATCGGCCGCGCACCAGGCGATCCAGGCCTCGCGATCCTTGGCGGTGGCCTGGCCGGAGGAAAACAGTACATACCATCGCGCCGCTTCCTCGGCGACGCGCGGTTCCAGCGGAATGCCGCCCGCATACATGGTGCGCTGCCCGGTGCTCCGGGTCATTGCGCCGTCTCTTGCAGGAAAAAGCATGCCTGCACGGCACGCACCATGTAGTTGCCGACGGTGCGCGTGGTCACGCCCAGGCGCTGCGCGATCTCTTCGTGTTTCAGGCCCTCCAGCTGCGCCAGCAGGAAGGCTTCCCGCACCTTGCCCGGCAGGGCGTCCAGCGCGGCGTCGATGGCATAGAGCTGTTCCAGCACCAGCTTGCGCTGTTCCGGGTCGGGCGCATATTGCTCCGGCACCAGGGCCAGGGCATCCAGATAGGCGCGCTCGATGGCGTTGCGGCGGTAATGGTTGGCCAGCAGGCGCCGCGCCACGGTGGCCAGGAAAGCGCGCGGCTCGGCCAAGACCGGCAGTTCGCGGGCCGCGAGGATGCGCACGAAAGTGTCCTGCGCCAGATCGATGGCGGCATCTTCGCCGCCCATGCGGTGGCGGAGCCAGCCCGCCAGCCAGGGCTGATGCTGGGAGTAAAGCGCTTCCGTTCTTTGATGCACGCTCAGCTCGTCGCCAGACATGGAAGGTGTCTCCGGAGAGGGTCGGTGGGTGGAACTATTTAATGATAACGCTTATCAATTACTTTTCATAACGGCTTTCGCACTCGACGTTAAATTCCATACGCCGTCGTTCGTCAACGGAAATGAGAGCTAATCCTGTTTATCGACAGGGCTCGCTCTTCCCCGACTATCGACACGGACGGAATGAATCATGAGTTGCTTCGATCGTGAAGGCGCAATTCTGCGGGTGCTGGTCAACGACGAGGAACAGTATTCCTTGTGGCCCGATTTCAAGGCCATCCCGGCTGGCTGGCGCGATACCGGCGTACAGGGTGACAAGCAGACATGTCTGGCTTATGTCGAGCAGGTCTGGACCGACATGCGGCCGCTGTCGCTGCGCCGCTTCATGGATGAACACTCGCCGGCGGCGGAATGATGTCGCCGGCGGTTTCCTTGTTGTGCCTGCCTTGCGCGGGCGCCAGCGCTACGATGTACCTGCGCTGGCGCCGCCGGGTCGAGCCCTGGCTGCGCATCGTGCCGGTGGAGCTGCCCGGCCGCGGCGTGCGCATGGACGAACCGTATGCGACGGACGTCGACGCGCTGGCCGCGCGGCTGGTCGATGAACATGCGATGGACATGGCGGGCCCGTACGTGCTGTTCGGCCACAGCATGGGGGCCTTGCTGGCCTATCACATGGCCGCGCGGATTGCGCGGGCTGGGGGCGAAGCGCCGCGCTTGCTGATCGTGTCGGGCAGCCCCGCGCCCGCGCATCGCGATCCCTCGCGCTTCGACGGGATGGATAACGACCAGGCGCTGGTCAACGATCTGCGCAAGCAGGGCGGAACGCCGGATGCCGTGCTGGGCAGCCGCGGGCTGCGCCGCTTCGCGCTGGATACGCTGGCGGCCGACTACGCCATGTGCCGCGCGTACCGGTATGCGCCGGGCCCGCGCCTGGCGGTGCCGCTGCTGGTGCTGGCCGGGCGTGACGACGACATCGCGCCGGATGCCATCGAGGCATGGCGCGAGGAAACGCAGGCCGGCGTACGCCAGGTCTGGTTCGACGGCGGGCATTTCTTCATCAAGCATCGCGAAGAGGAAGTCCTGGCGTTGATGGACCGTTCACTGCGGCCATTGGCGGAACAGGCGCGCCGCGGGTCGGTCGCGCTGGCCTGAAGCGAGCCCATCATGGAACGAGACGAAGGTAAGGGCGTGGCAGGCGCCGAATTGCCGGCGGTATTGTCACCACGGTATGCCGGCCAGTCCCTGCAACAGGCGCTGCCAGAGCTGCGCGCGCATATCGACGCGGCACTGGCGCGTACCGGCGGCGTGCTGATGCGCGGTTTCCAGGTCGAGTCCGTGGATGCGTTCAAGGCGTTCGCGGCGGCTTTCGGCCATCCGCTGCTGTCCTATGAATTCGCGTCGACACCGCGCAGCGCGGTGTCGTCGGGCATCTATACCAGCACCGAATACCCGGCCCACCAGCATATCCCGTTGCACAACGAACAGGCGTATACGCGCGAGTGGCCGATGAAGATCTGGTTCCACTGCGTGAAGGCCGCGCGGTCGGGCGGCGAGACGCCCATCGCCGACAGCCGGGCGATCTACCGGCGCATTGCTCCCGCCATCCGCGAGCGCTTCGCGCAAGGGCTGATTTACGTGCGCAATTTCGGCGAGTTCGACGTGCCGTGGCAGCAGGTGTTCAACACGGACGAGCGCGCGCGCGTCGAAGCGTATTGCATGCGTGCCGGCATCGAGTGGGAGTGGCTGGCGGACGACGGCCTGCGCACGCGCCAGCGCTGCCAGGGCGTGGAGCGCCATCCCCAGACCGGCGAGATGGTCTGGTTCAACCAGGCGCATCTGTTCCATGTGTCGGCGCTGGATCCGGACGTGCGCGAGTCGCTGGAAGACCTGCTGGGCGCGGACCGGATGCCGCGCAATGTGTACCACGCCGACGGGTCGGCCA
This genomic interval from Bordetella genomosp. 8 contains the following:
- a CDS encoding FecR family protein — its product is MTRSTGQRTMYAGGIPLEPRVAEEAARWYVLFSSGQATAKDREAWIAWCAADADHQRAWAQLAHADDRMNAIRNRPAYEALSRARRKSTRRRLLRGAAGLLVLGAPAVWLMDRMRFLRITPDYVAGIGARREVVLRDDSRVMLNSGSGIDVNFSESGRTVTLRQGEAYFTTGHAPAYARLPFQVRTAAGTVRALGTRFNVRLDEDHATVAVYEGQVSLHPGNGSEPAYLAAGNQATLFRGGLGAVRPIAAGADAWLQGRIAADNVSLAEFLAELSRYRRGYITCDDAAGRMRLSGLFPTDDTDRVLEAIGGLLPVAITHRTPYWVDVSARRDT
- a CDS encoding sigma-70 family RNA polymerase sigma factor is translated as MSGDELSVHQRTEALYSQHQPWLAGWLRHRMGGEDAAIDLAQDTFVRILAARELPVLAEPRAFLATVARRLLANHYRRNAIERAYLDALALVPEQYAPDPEQRKLVLEQLYAIDAALDALPGKVREAFLLAQLEGLKHEEIAQRLGVTTRTVGNYMVRAVQACFFLQETAQ
- a CDS encoding TauD/TfdA family dioxygenase; protein product: MERDEGKGVAGAELPAVLSPRYAGQSLQQALPELRAHIDAALARTGGVLMRGFQVESVDAFKAFAAAFGHPLLSYEFASTPRSAVSSGIYTSTEYPAHQHIPLHNEQAYTREWPMKIWFHCVKAARSGGETPIADSRAIYRRIAPAIRERFAQGLIYVRNFGEFDVPWQQVFNTDERARVEAYCMRAGIEWEWLADDGLRTRQRCQGVERHPQTGEMVWFNQAHLFHVSALDPDVRESLEDLLGADRMPRNVYHADGSAIADGVFDEIRQALAAETVMFPWHEGDVLMLDNMLAAHARTPYRGERKVVVAMAQPHGTAMFNDAAAA
- a CDS encoding DUF2513 domain-containing protein; amino-acid sequence: MQRNFDLVVSILGAFRDAEAAVLSGRDVTAAVQELDIDGATPETVVHHLELLADAGLAKKLTESTAGPDAMWRITWKGYDALEQDEEDEDEDDDDLDLDD
- a CDS encoding MbtH family protein, coding for MSCFDREGAILRVLVNDEEQYSLWPDFKAIPAGWRDTGVQGDKQTCLAYVEQVWTDMRPLSLRRFMDEHSPAAE
- a CDS encoding thioesterase II family protein, whose protein sequence is MMSPAVSLLCLPCAGASATMYLRWRRRVEPWLRIVPVELPGRGVRMDEPYATDVDALAARLVDEHAMDMAGPYVLFGHSMGALLAYHMAARIARAGGEAPRLLIVSGSPAPAHRDPSRFDGMDNDQALVNDLRKQGGTPDAVLGSRGLRRFALDTLAADYAMCRAYRYAPGPRLAVPLLVLAGRDDDIAPDAIEAWREETQAGVRQVWFDGGHFFIKHREEEVLALMDRSLRPLAEQARRGSVALA
- a CDS encoding sigma-70 family RNA polymerase sigma factor encodes the protein MQKETPAAESLAALYMIHQPKLQRTALRILGSVELADDVVQDTYLKLLEGPPLATIREPVAYLFQTVRHLAIDYHRRRALEYRLFTEEEDGEHVMAANGAHDLAISQQALAMANAALAGLSARTRRAFELYRIEGHTQRDIARDLGVSTTLVNFMIRDAHVALTPCRDCLMPD
- a CDS encoding TonB-dependent siderophore receptor, whose protein sequence is MTASLVAGLGGLWPDLAGRAHAQPAPSGGNAAARPAIDTHPRLRFDIGPDRLARVVQAIASQAGVLLYFDPSLVGDAASDGLHGRYTLDQAFAAVLSDRGLEARQDRAGSYHIVRLPATDSAVLPTVQVQARPIVDNADSLVARETTTGTKTDTELLANPQSVSVITQRDMQARNAGSVVQALQYTPGVQINNYGGNEIRNDWIVLRGFDAKLTGDYRDGLSQMPYDQIRPRLPTYALESIEVLRGPSSSLYGQVSAGGLVNRTTKRPPDQPLREVAVELGSYDHRQAYLDLGGPIDAQDSSLYRLTATGREAGTQDEYSSGHRYRDNLAYVAPAYTWRSADTSFTLLLHYQHDRNDGESRSYYPWRTLVGDYAYDGYDRDVASAGYQFEHRFNRTWTARQNLRYQHGDMTLRNLYPLALQADGRTLSRYLVDASEAMHGVALDNQLEGHFDDGLGANHTLLLGIDFRRLEGWQTYKQGPAPDLDLDDPVYGLHLPVPGTLSTFLDVKQTSTQWGLYAQDQIRRGDWTLTLSGRHDRYDDQTVDRLEPARTTQRDNAFSGRAGLAYEIVPGVSPYVSYATSFMPQPGVDYAGTPFTPAKARQYEAGLKIQPSDADALYTIAIFDLRQHDSLTPDPLHDGFNVQAGEIRSRGLELQAKATLARTWDILAAYTYNDVTNLRSNDGGQGKTPIVTPRHMASLWLQHRFTEGPAQGWRAALGVRYVGTTWIDVQNTMKNAPATMLDASLGYETGAWRFSVDVTNLTNKETVVCRNDRLNCRYGIDRTVMATAAYRF